In Sphingomicrobium sediminis, the genomic window GCGGTCGCGTTCCTCGCGGAAGATGAAGTCCCCCGTGCGGCGCGGCGCAAAGACGTCGCGATAGAAGCGGTCCTTGCTGTCGAGGATATTGTTGAGCGAGGCAGTGACGGTCAGCCCGGCCACATCCTTATGCTCGACGAAGATGCCGGCCTGGTGCCCGCTATTATAGTCGAGCTGGATCTGCTCGAGGCGGTAGAAAGGCGTCTGCACGAAGCGGTTGATATTCGCGCCCCACGCAAAATCGGTTCCGGGGACGTCATGGCGCAAATTGGCGTTGTACTGGTAATCCATCACCGACGAGATTTCGCGCGTGTCGCCGGTCAGCGGATCCTCGATCCACGTATCCTGATATTGCGCCTGGAAGTTGAGGCGCGCGCCCTTCCAGCCGATCGATTCGAGCTCGAGCGTGCCAGCTGCGCCGAACCAAAGGGTCTCGGCGAGCGGGACGTTGCCGCGCGCTTCTTGCGTGTCGGAAATGGGGACGGTTTCGACCTTGTCCTCGATCCGCGCGACTTCGATGAAGGGCGTGATTGCGCCGATGCCGGGGAAATTCTTGGTCGCCTCGATCCGCGCGCGCCAGCGCTGCGAGGGGACGAGGCCTGTATTGGTGCCGCGATCGACGTCGTCATTGATGTCGACGGCGGCCAAGAAGTCGCCGAACGAGAGCTGGTCGACCTTGCGCTCGACCTCGGCGTTGACCGTGAAGGTGGGCGATGCGCGCCAGGCGATCGAGGCCGACCCCTTGGGGCGGACATAGCTGCGGCTGCCGCCACCGGCATCGCCGTCGACGATGATCTTGGAATATTCGCCGCCGGCATTGAGCTGGAGCGTGAGCCCGTCGGTGATCGGGAAACCGGCCGACAGAATCGCTTCGGCACGCTCTTCCTTGACCAGCGCATTGGCGCCGGGGACGGGCACCTGCGTTTCGCTGCCGCCAGCGGGCGTCACGAACAGGTCGAACTCGCTGTCCAGGCTGTTGAGCGCGCCTTCGAGGCTGAATTGCCAGTCGATCGCTTCGCCCCAGCGATATTCGCTGCGCAAGACGGTCTCGGACGACACGCTGAGCGATTCGGCGCGGTTGAGGTCACCGTCGACGTCGAGGAAGGAGCGGTCATTGGGCGAATTATCGTAGCTCTGTAGGCCGATAATCTTCAGCGAGCCCGGGCCGAGATCGAACTGATAGTCGGCACCAAGCTCGCCTTCCCAACCACCGCGGTCGAACTGCGACAATTCGCTGCCGAGGAACGCGCCGTCGCCGTCGAACACGTCGCCTTCGACGATCCCGTCAAAGTCGTTCAGCTCTGCGGCGGCGTTGATGTTGAGGACATTGCCATTGTCCGAGGTCCGCGTCAGCGAGGCGGCAAAGCCCGAACGGTTGCTCGGGTAGCGCGCAAATTCCTCGCGGCGCAGCAGCAGTTCGCCGTCGGGACCGAGGACGATCTCGGGGCCCCAATTGCCCTGGAACTGGCGGCGCGCACGCAGCGATGCATTCCATTCGGTTTTGCCCGAGCGCCCGTTGAGCGTGACGTCGCCGACAAGGAGGCTGTGGCCTACGCGATCGCGGAAGAAAGGCGACCAGCTGAAGGTGCCGCCCATCTCGCTGGCGCGATAGACGATGTTGGCGACGAGGCCATTGAGCCCGGGAATGTCGAGCGTGGCACCGTCGATAATCTCGATGCGGATCACGTCCTCGGCGTCGATACGCGACAGGGTGCTGGCAGCATCGTTGGATTTGGCCGA contains:
- a CDS encoding TonB-dependent receptor plug domain-containing protein encodes the protein MGSKANGTRLRMIALALMASCAATAPAYAMDDRDDVMGEDFDPASSPVDGSLLSESNRVFTFADFERFAPRTAFDMVTRIPGFSISGSDNRERGLGQASQNILLNGQRVSAKSNDAASTLSRIDAEDVIRIEIIDGATLDIPGLNGLVANIVYRASEMGGTFSWSPFFRDRVGHSLLVGDVTLNGRSGKTEWNASLRARRQFQGNWGPEIVLGPDGELLLRREEFARYPSNRSGFAASLTRTSDNGNVLNINAAAELNDFDGIVEGDVFDGDGAFLGSELSQFDRGGWEGELGADYQFDLGPGSLKIIGLQSYDNSPNDRSFLDVDGDLNRAESLSVSSETVLRSEYRWGEAIDWQFSLEGALNSLDSEFDLFVTPAGGSETQVPVPGANALVKEERAEAILSAGFPITDGLTLQLNAGGEYSKIIVDGDAGGGSRSYVRPKGSASIAWRASPTFTVNAEVERKVDQLSFGDFLAAVDINDDVDRGTNTGLVPSQRWRARIEATKNFPGIGAITPFIEVARIEDKVETVPISDTQEARGNVPLAETLWFGAAGTLELESIGWKGARLNFQAQYQDTWIEDPLTGDTREISSVMDYQYNANLRHDVPGTDFAWGANINRFVQTPFYRLEQIQLDYNSGHQAGIFVEHKDVAGLTVTASLNNILDSKDRFYRDVFAPRRTGDFIFREERDRGYGQIFQINIRGNI